A DNA window from Hevea brasiliensis isolate MT/VB/25A 57/8 chromosome 2, ASM3005281v1, whole genome shotgun sequence contains the following coding sequences:
- the LOC110657756 gene encoding actin-related protein 2/3 complex subunit 5A — protein sequence MAGKEEFVEADNAEAIITRIEHKSRKIESLLKLFKPVEALKTALEGSPPKTRDERCKSANWIVVHRAIMAIKDVDGMFSTLDPEYYDILMKYLYRGLSTGDRPTCDQCLRIHEKLTEKAGLGCILRALADTVNTV from the exons ATGGCTGGGAAGGAGGAATTTGTGGAGGCAGATAATGCAGAGGCCATAATCACCAGAATCGAACACAAATCTCGCAAGATCGAAAGCTTACTTAAACT GTTCAAACCTGTGGAAGCTCTCAAAACCGCCCTCGAAGGCTCGCCTCCTAAGACCAGGGACGAGCGATGCAAG TCTGCGAATTGGATAGTGGTGCATAGAGCGATCATGGCTATAAAAGATGTGGATGGGATGTTCTCTACTTTGGACCCTGAGTACTATGATATTCTTATGAA GTACTTGTATAGGGGTTTGTCTACAGGAGATCGACCCACGTGTGACCAGTGTTTACGTATACATGAAAAGTTGACCGAGAAAGCTGGCTTGGGTTGCATTTTGCGTGCCCTCGCAGACACTGTGAATACTGTTTGA
- the LOC110657757 gene encoding homeobox-leucine zipper protein HAT3 — MGEKEDGLGLGLSLSLGAATQQIQPSLKLHLMPFPSELVQNNHQRISLNDLFQSSDRNSDARTFQRGIDMNRIPSVADCDDETGVSSPNSTVSSISGKRSEREQIGEETEAERASCSRDGSDDEDGGAGGDASRKKLRLSKEQSLVLEETFKEHNTLNPKQKLALAKQLNLRPRQVEVWFQNRRARTKLKQTEVDCEYLKKCCENLTQENRRLQKEVQELRALKLSPQLYMHMNPPTTLTMCPSCERVAVSSSSSSSAAAASSAPNRHPANPHPQRPVPIKPWAALPIHHRSFDKPASRS, encoded by the exons ATGGGCGAGAAAGAGGATGGATTGGGTTTGGGGTTGAGTCTCAGCTTGGGTGCCGCAACTCAACAGATTCAGCCTTCGTTGAAGCTACATCTCATGCCATTTCCTTCTGAGTTGGTGCAAAATAATCACCAGAGGATCTCCCTGAATGACCTCTTTCAATCATCTG ATAGGAACTCTGATGCGAGGACGTTTCAACGAGGGATTGACATGAATCGGATACCATCAGTGGCCGATTGCGACGACGAAACCGGCGTTTCTTCTCCCAACAGCACGGTTTCAAGCATAAGTGGAAAGAGAAGTGAGAGGGAACAGATTGGAGAGGAAACTGAAGCGGAGAGAGCCTCGTGCTCTCGTGATGGCAGCGATGATGAAGATGGCGGTGCCGGCGGAGACGCTTCCAGAAAAAAGCTGAGGCTTTCAAAGGAACAGTCCTTAGTTCTCGAAGAAACCTTCAAGGAGCACAATACTCTGAATCCT AAGCAAAAGCTGGCCTTGGCGAAGCAGTTGAATCTCAGGCCTAGACAGGTGGAGGTGTGGTTTCAGAACAGAAGGGCAAG GACAAAGCTGAAGCAAACTGAAGTTGATTGCGAGTACCTAAAGAAGTGCTGTGAAAATCTAACACAAGAAAACAGGAGGTTGCAGAAGGAAGTTCAGGAACTTAGAGCATTGAAGTTGTCTCCCCAGCTCTACATGCACATGAACCCTCCCACCACCCTCACCATGTGCCCTTCATGTGAGCGTGTTGCAGTCTCATCATCATCCTCATCTTCAGCTGCCGCTGCATCAAGTGCCCCGAACCGCCATCCGGCAAATCCCCATCCTCAACGACCTGTGCCCATTAAGCCATGGGCAGCACTGCCTATCCACCATCGATCTTTTGATAAGCCTGCTTCGAGGTCATAA
- the LOC110657755 gene encoding uncharacterized protein LOC110657755: MADSRSYTKPHLSPQEFEANHSPVTRHKSYTHIFCKSLFFLLFLIAIPLFPSQAPNFISQSIFTKFWELVHLLFIGVAVSYGLFSRRNVEVDFETHSNNYDDAQSSFVSRIFHVSPIFEDGYENPCGFDEKNLYQSWNSQFYRGESTVTVTNGSSVIGGESKTGSINFENETEVSHEQDQDSVVQTWNSQYFQGESVIVLSQPNYAIGEWEKPGQVVGYKPLGLPVRSLKSKISNPGSAQFSNGSESSSSLIGSPSSSGRSMDEERMGDMGPSNLEEKFTESFSSPSQVPWRSRSGRGDMWEKVGPVTGRPSHFRPLSVDETQFESLKSQSFRSATSFSSQASSMSNSPTRLSPSDSVPSDSPNSGTEESGKKKDFRASYPPASQSPLTTVNREARLNAFHLRRYSSGSLFQKDLRGTSKDKLKDLSGRKEDSLASKERGQGALKLDRKLATATVAKPTSKGKSVRTIRSGVYTPESIKFGEMIKTHIDDKAGEGSDVAKAVNTGKNEMKREGMDNMSGGINKKNLDTHYDVPMPTYAKYLKKEKEEGLGNVAVESETDLESKTDSTPASSDEGSVTDFVSDAGGDPNEVDKKAGEFIAKFREQIRLQKVASIEKSKVKRMSGKHLR, translated from the coding sequence ATGGCAGATTCAAGATCTTACACTAAGCCCCATCTCTCACCTCAGGAGTTTGAAGCAAATCACTCCCCCGTCACCAGACACAAATCCTACACTCACATCTTCTGTAAGTCTCTTTTCTTTCTCCTCTTTCTTATTGCTATTCCTCTCTTCCCTTCTCAAGCTCCTAACTTTATCAGCCAGTCCATATTTACCAAGTTCTGGGAGCTTGTTCACTTACTCTTTATCGGCGTTGCTGTCTCCTATGGCTTGTTTAGCCGCAGAAATGTTGAAGTGGACTTTGAAACCCACTCCAATAACTATGACGATGCACAATCATCTTTTGTGTCTAGGATTTTTCATGTTTCCCCGATTTTTGAGGATGGGTATGAAAATCCATGTGGCTTCGATGAGAAAAATTTGTATCAATCTTGGAATTCTCAGTTTTATAGGGGTGAGTCTACGGTTACTGTTACTAATGGTAGCTCTGTTATCGGTGGAGAGAGCAAAACTGGATCGATCAATTTTGAAAATGAAACTGAGGTTTCACATGAGCAAGATCAGGATAGTGTTGTTCAGACTTGGAATTCTCAGTATTTCCAGGGTGAATCAGTGATTGTTTTGTCCCAACCAAATTATGCAATTGGTGAATGGGAGAAACCTGGGCAAGTAGTTGGTTACAAACCGTTAGGATTGCCAGTTAGGAGTTTAAAATCAAAGATTAGCAACCCAGGTAGTGCTCAATTTAGTAATGGAAGCGAGTCTAGTTCAAGCTTGATTGGTTCTCCCAGTAGTTCTGGAAGGAGTATGGACGAGGAACGGATGGGTGATATGGGCCCCTCAAACCTGGAGGAGAAATTTACTGAAAGTTTTTCCTCACCCTCTCAAGTTCCATGGCGTTCTAGATCTGGAAGGGGAGATATGTGGGAGAAAGTAGGTCCTGTTACTGGTCGTCCTTCTCATTTTAGGCCTCTCTCAGTAGATGAAACTCAGTTTGAATCTCTCAAATCGCAATCTTTCAGGTCTGCAACTTCTTTCTCGTCCCAAGCTAGTTCAATGTCAAATTCACCAACCAGGCTCTCTCCTTCAGACTCTGTGCCTTCTGATTCGCCAAATTCAGGAACAGAAGAATCGGGGAAAAAGAAGGATTTCCGTGCATCATATCCTCCTGCTTCACAATCACCACTAACAACAGTGAATCGCGAGGCTCGACTGAATGCATTTCATTTAAGGAGATACAGTAGTGGCTCCTTGTTCCAAAAGGATTTGCGCGGAACCTCAAAAGATAAGTTAAAGGATCTGAGTGGCAGAAAAGAAGATTCACTGGCTAGTAAAGAGAGGGGGCAGGGTGCTTTGAAATTGGATAGGAAACTTGCAACTGCAACGGTCGCTAAACCTACATCGAAGGGAAAATCAGTTAGGACTATTAGAAGTGGTGTATATACTCCAGAGTCAATAAAGTTTGGAGAGATGATCAAAACCCACATCGATGATAAGGCTGGAGAAGGTTCTGATGTAGCAAAAGCAGTAAATACAGGGAAAAACGAAATGAAAAGGGAAGGAATGGATAATATGTCAGGTGGCATTAACAAGAAGAATCTTGATACTCACTACGATGTGCCAATGCCAACATATGCAAAATATctgaagaaagaaaaggaagaaggttTGGGGAATGTTGCTGTGGAATCTGAAACTGACTTGGAGAGTAAGACTGACAGCACTCCGGCAAGCTCAGATGAAGGTAGTGTGACTGACTTTGTGAGTGATGCAGGAGGTGACCCTAATGAGGTTGATAAGAAGGCTGGTGAGTTCATAGCCAAGTTCAGGGAGCAGATTAGACTTCAGAAGGTGGCTTCTATTGAAAAATCAAAGGTGAAGCGCATGAGTGGTAAGCATTTAAGGTGA